From Pseudorca crassidens isolate mPseCra1 chromosome 15, mPseCra1.hap1, whole genome shotgun sequence, one genomic window encodes:
- the HCK gene encoding tyrosine-protein kinase HCK isoform X4 has protein sequence MGCVKSKFLRDGGKVSKTEPNTSPHSALYVPDPTSLGKRWPDSSNGNPPGSTEAGSEEIIVVALYDYEAIHHEDLSFQKGDEMVVLEESGEWWRARSLATRKEGYIPSNYVARVNSLETEEWFFKGISRKDAERQLLAPGNVLGSFMMRDSETTKGSYSLSVRDYDPQHGDTVKHYKIRTLDNGGFYISPRSTFGSLQELVAHYKKGSDGLCQKLTVPCMSSKPQKPWEKDAWEIPRESLRLEKKLGAGQFGEVWMATYNKHTKVAVKTMKPGSMSVDAFLAEANLMKTLQHDKLVKLHAVVTEEPIYIITEFMAKGSLLDFLKSEEGSKQPLPRLIDFSAQIAEGMAFIEQRNYIHRDLRAANILVSASLVCKIADFGLARIIEDNEYTAREGG, from the exons ATGGGGTGTGTGAAGTCCAAGTTCCTCCGGGATGGAGGCAAGGTCTCAAAAACGGAGCCCAACACCAGCCCACACAGCGCTTTGTATGTGCCGGATCCCACGTCCTTGGGCAAGCGG TGGCCTGACAGTAGCAACGGCAACCCACCAGGGTCCACAGAGG CAGGTTCTGAGGAGATCATTGTGGTTGCCTTGTATGATTACGAGGCCATTCACCATGAAGACCTCAGTTTCCAGAAGGGGGACGAGATGGTAGTCCTGGAAGA ATCTGGGGAGTGGTGGAGAGCACGATCCCTGGCTACCCGGAAAGAGGGCTACATCCCAAGCAACTACGTTGCCCGAGTCAACTCTCTGGAGACAGAAGA gtgGTTCTTCAAGGGCATCAGCCGGAAGGATGCAGAGCGCCAACTCCTGGCCCCTGGCAATGTGCTGGGCTCCTTCATGATGCGGGACAGCGAGACCACCAAAG GGAGCTACTCTTTGTCCGTGCGAGACTACGACCCCCAGCACGGGGACACAGTGAAACATTATAAGATCCGGACGCTGGACAATGGGGGCTTCTACATCTCCCCCCGGAGCACCTTCGGCAGCCTGCAGGAGCTGGTGGCCCACTACAAGA AGGGGAGCGACGGACTCTGCCAGAAGCTGACAGTGCCCTGCATGTCCTCCAAACCCCAGAAGCCTTGGGAGAAAGATGCCTGGGAGATCCCCCGGGAGTCCCTCAGGCTGGAGAAGAAACTTGGAGCTGGGCAGTTTGGGGAAGTCTGGATGG CCACCTACAACAAGCACACCAAGGTGGCCGTGAAGACGATGAAGCCCGGGAGCATGTCTGTGGACGCGTTCCTGGCAGAAGCCAACCTGATGAAAACTCTGCAGCACGACAAGCTGGTGAAGCTGCATGCCGTGGTCACAGAGGAGCCCATCTACATCATCACAGAGTTCATGGCCAAAG GCAGCCTGCTGGACTTCCTGAAGAGTGAAGAAGGCAGTAAGCAGCCGTTGCCAAGACTCATCGACTTCTCAGCCCAG ATTGCAGAAGGCATGGCCTTCATCGAGCAGAGGAACTACATCCACCGAGACCTCCGAGCCGCCAACATCTTGGTGTCTGCGTCCCTGGTGTGCAAGATTGCTGACTTCGGCCTGGCGCGGATCATAGAGGACAACGAGTACACAGCTCGGGAAG GGGGTTAG